The Tamandua tetradactyla isolate mTamTet1 chromosome 8, mTamTet1.pri, whole genome shotgun sequence genome includes a window with the following:
- the COA4 gene encoding cytochrome c oxidase assembly factor 4 homolog, mitochondrial, with the protein MSTSVPNGHTWAQKVKKEDEEDPLDQLISRSGCAASHYAVQECMAQHQDWRQCQPEVRAFRDCMSEQQARRREELQRKKEQTSAHH; encoded by the coding sequence ATGTCAACCTCAGTCCCTAATGGCCATACTTGGGCTCAGAAAGTGAAGAAGGAGGATGAAGAGGACCCGCTGGATCAGCTCATCTCCCGCTCTGGCTGTGCTGCCTCCCACTATGCAGTGCAGGAGTGCATGGCCCAGCACCAGGACTGGCGGCAGTGCCAGCCAGAGGTGCGAGCCTTCAGGGACTGTATGAGTGAACAGCAGGCAAGGCGGCGGGAGGAGTTgcagaggaagaaagaacaaaccAGTGCCCACCACTGA